A stretch of DNA from Bacillus sp. Marseille-Q1617:
CCCATTCATCTTATGCTTGTCGGGGCTGGGCGAGCCGCCTCCGCTTTTCTTATTATAAAAACGAACGCTTTACTTTCTCCCAGAAAGAGTTGTCCTTCAGTTTCACTGTTTTGATGATCTTATCACTTAATTTGGCTTCGACTTTCTCTACGTGCTGTATGCTGAGTGCCTCATTATCCATTCCCATCGCTGGATAATCATTGCCATCCTGGACGATTTTCAGTTCAAGTCTGCGTTTATCGCTGAGGATGAAAGACGAGCCGAGTGTACGGTAGCGGTTGTTGTTAAGCGATGCCATTTCGCTGACCTGCAGACATGGGATCATCGGATCGACGACTGCTCCGTTAACGGACTTGTTATAGGCTGTGCTCCCTGTCGGAGTGGCAATGATCATTCCGTCTCCCCTGAACGTTTCAAAGTGGATATCATCAATGAAAACATCCATTACGAAGGTCTTGATGATTCCGGAACGGATGCTGAATTCATTCAAACAGAGGAACGACGTCTGCTCGTCCACCGTCAATTCGATGGTAGGGTACTTTCTTACTTCAATTTGTTCCTTCGTCATCGCATCGATCATTTTGGATGTATCATCAATATGGAAATCACAATACATGCTGAGAGTGCCGCCTGTCGAGATTCCTGCATACAAGCAATCCTGTCTGAATCCGGTTTTGCGTACGGCCTGCAGGAATGTGCCGTCACCGCCTACACTCACGATGATATTGGCGTCTTTAGGAGATTGTACGATGTTGAAATCATATCGTTTTGCCAGATCATATAATTTTTCAAGCTTGGGCTCTATGGCTTCATCTTTTAAAACGTAAAAATAAATATTTCGACGATTGTTCATTCTATGTACCTCCCAAAATTTAGTAGGATATTTTTTCCCAT
This window harbors:
- a CDS encoding NAD kinase; its protein translation is MNNRRNIYFYVLKDEAIEPKLEKLYDLAKRYDFNIVQSPKDANIIVSVGGDGTFLQAVRKTGFRQDCLYAGISTGGTLSMYCDFHIDDTSKMIDAMTKEQIEVRKYPTIELTVDEQTSFLCLNEFSIRSGIIKTFVMDVFIDDIHFETFRGDGMIIATPTGSTAYNKSVNGAVVDPMIPCLQVSEMASLNNNRYRTLGSSFILSDKRRLELKIVQDGNDYPAMGMDNEALSIQHVEKVEAKLSDKIIKTVKLKDNSFWEKVKRSFL